From the Brachyhypopomus gauderio isolate BG-103 unplaced genomic scaffold, BGAUD_0.2 sc37, whole genome shotgun sequence genome, the window TTATTCGTTCTATTGTGGTTTGTTCGGCTTTGTGGATATTCTATGTCATCGCTGTACTGGTATTTCGCGTCTCTCCGTTGTTTTCTCTCAGTTCTTGTTTCCCTGCCTTGGTCGTTTTATTCTGTGTTACCATGCCGTTGTATTTGTCACATCTGGATGGCTCTCCGGTTACGACTCCTCCCTGCCCTGTTGACCAcgattccccttattaaatctcgctcctctcagcgtttgtgtccgcctcctcgctcagCAGCATACGCAGCGTTACAACTGTCTTGGAAACTCAATCGCTGTCTTCAGGTCATTGAGCAGCTCCTCctgtgtagttctgggctgattTCTCACCTTTCTTAGGATCATTTGTACgccacgaggtgagatcttgcatggagcCCCAGTCCGAGGAACATTGACAGTCACATTCTaccattttctaataattgctccAACAGTTGATCTTTTTTCATCAAGCTGCTTGGCAATTGCTCCGTCGCCCTTTCCAGCCTTGTGTAGGTCTACAGTTTTGTCTCTGGTGTAtttggacagctctttggtcttactgtttgtgtggggtggacaggtgtctttatgcaCCTAACGACCTCAAACAGGGgcttctaatttagaataagTGGAGTGGAAGTGGACTTTTTCGAGGGCGGACTAACAGGTCTTTAAGGGCCAGAATGTTTGCTCAatggcaggtgttcaaatacttatttgcagcagtaacacacaaataaattattacaACATCATACATTGAGATTTCCGGATGTTTTTTAGATCaagttcaaatacttattttcctcactgtaaacACTGACCCAACGGGAGAAGCAGGTTAGAAAGATCAGATACTGCATGTGTAAGAGAAGTGTTAGAAACATTCCACTTAGACATGCAGTGTCTGGTATTTTTTACCCACTTATCTTACACAAGCCGTATCTGATCTTGCTCACGATACTGGAACTATACTACAACTGTATTACAACTATGGTTCATAGAACTATGGTCCACATGGCCAATTTGTAGTACAGTTCCAGTATAGTTGTAGTACAGTTGTAGTAAAGTGTGCAAGTGTGTAGTAAATTGTTTGTAGTATTTGTTCATATGGAAAGATGACTAAAGGCAGGGCCTTTTGATCACTGAGCGGAagccagaaaaaaacagaactggtgtgtttgtactacgtgtgtgtgtgtgtttacatttgggtgcttatttctgtgtgtgtccagggtGGTAACACATGCCTTACCTGTGCAGGTACAAGATGCTGATTCATATTCGTACACATACCAATGAGAAACCTCACCAGTGTCCCATTTGCAGCAAAAGTTTCTCTCGTCTGGAAAACCTGAAAATCCACACTCGCtctcacacaggtaacacacacacacacacacacacacacacacacacacacacacacacacacacaacatctgtTTCTCCCACAGACAGGTTTAAACAGGCTTGCGTGCAATGTTTCAATGCCCCCTCCCCAGGAGAGAAGCCTTACGCATGTCCGTACGCAGGCTGTGGGAAGCGCTACTCCAACTCCAGTGACCGCTTCaagcacacgcgcacgcactaCGAGGACAGGCCCTACTGCTGCAAGATGGCCGGCTGCCCCAAGCGCTACACGGACCCCAGCTCCCTCCGCAAGCACATCAAGGCCCACGGCCACGCCGTCGCCCAGGAGGCGCCCCCATCGCCGGGGGCGGAGCCTCTCCACCCATGGGGCCATCCTGGTGGGGGAGTGAGGCTGGGAGAAGGTGCAGGCGCAGAACCGGATCTTTCGAATCCGCCCGATCCAGGAAGGGCTCGTCTGGTGCTGCCGGGAGAGACGCTGGCCCTTCTGAGGGCTCACGCCCTCCACGCCTTTAGCGGACCTCTGATGGCCCTCGCTGCCCCTCCGCTGGATCTCTTCATGGCCTCTACACTTCCAGGGGTGGGAGCTGTGTTGAGCCACCGAAGTGGGACTCTGGGCCTGGGCAAGACACACTTCCTTGAACCATTCTTacttccctccctcactctagGGGCTCAGCAGAGGGGTAAAGGtggtgatgatgacgatgaggaggaagaggaggacgacGACGAAGAAAGAGCAGCAAGCCAAGCGACTCTGTCCTGGGTGTTCGTCCCACCAGGCATGATGATGCTGAACCCAGCTGTGGTCAGCTGAACTCGGTCATACGATCAGCTGAACTCGGTCATTGATCAGCTGAACTCAATCATTGATCAGCTGTCAATCACATGGAGGTTTGTTTGTAGCACACTATAAATATGAAGTCGAACTTTTTTCTGAATAATTTTCTGAAGAACAATGTTTCCTTCATCTAAACCTTATAAATTTGCTTCATGAAAATGTATACTGCCAGGCGGCTTTGAAGGGAAACAACTTCATTCAACTTCATCGGAGAAACGTAAAGTTCAGATGCTTTGAGTCATATTTTGATTTAGATGCAGCATATTTTGAGAGGACGAGGCTTAACGGCCAATAGCAATGCAGGGGAAAGTGCAGCGTGCTTCCCAGCCAGTATTCACAgaagcctccacacacacatttactcctCATCCATGAATAACGGAGAAACATGTACATGagggtgtaaatgtgtgtgtgtgtgtgtgtgtgtgtgtgtgtgtgtgtgtgtgtgtgtgtgtgtgtgtgtgtatgtgtgtgtgtgtgtgtgtgtgtgtgtgtgtgtatgtgtgtgtgtgtgtgtgtgtgtgtgtgggggggggggggggggggggggggggggggggtcgtgggCTAGGTAAAGTGTTTCACTGGCCATGACTAAATAACTAGAACTGAAAGCTTAAAAGACTAATGACATTCAAAGACAATAAGATTTAACTAAACTCCAAACTCTATAATGAACTTAGCGTTGGCTTTACTTCCATCTTGGTCCCTTACATGTCACAACTCTCAATTACAATAACATAATTACATTATACATTAAAGTGTTATTCAATACACACATCAAGGCCCTTAAACTAACCAAAAGTTTTTACTGTTTGCCATTCTCCTTTTTGTTGAATTTACTTTATGTACCTTAGTTCCTAAAACTAAACTTTGAGTCACCACATCAAAGACACAGTGGCGTGTCAAAGACACAGTAGCCAAACAGACAGCACGGATACACAGTACAAAAAAAATTCCATTCTGTGGAATTCATACGCTTTTCATTCATGTCGAGCTGGCAAACAGTTCAGCAGGTGTAGTGTTAATGTGCCGCTGGGGGGTTTGACTCGGCATGGATAAGACACAACACGTTACTGCTGGGTGGAGATACGGAGAGTGCGGATCAGGATAGAGAGATCAGAGGCCAGGTTGTGCCTCGCCTATAGATTAGCGTCACAGCAATCTATATAATCCATTCTGGCAGGCTGTAAAAATCCAAACCCATGCTCGAGAACCTTCTGTCCAAACTACAAACAACAGCTGGGGATACAGGAAGAGTCGATCCCAGCCAATGGCACGTGGCACGTTTTACAGTGGACATACACTATGGGGGAAACTCAGCTACAGGCCTACAATATGTGTTTTGAGACAGGGGGTTCTTCTGCTCTCCACTCCACAAGAGTGCAGCGTACAGTAGACAGAGCTGAGCTTCCAGCATGCTAGAGCACGTCTATAAGGTGGCCTTGATAGTGCTTCACTGATGGAGCACTCTGGCTTGGCCCTTGTGTCCTGCAGTGCTGTTATAGGTGTGGCCCACTTGGAGCTGGGTGATTCACAGATGATGAATGGCGTCATGAGCCTTTGTTCTGGGTGGTTCTGAAGAATTGGCAGAGGGCTAAGACACAGTCTCAGTGAGATTATGTGTGCAAATCTCACAAACTGTAATGGTTGTCTGATTTTTTTCTGCTCTCTGCTCTTATATGTATGTTATTCCCTTTGTTTAAGCACGAGGGTTTTATGAAGGTGTCCTGACGCGACACGCTCAGTGTCGAGGAGCTCGCTGGTCTCATATCCCCAGCCCACTCTACTGCTGCAGACCTGATTCTTTACTTCTCTGTAAAGGTTACTAATGTTCATCATAATCTCTGCATGAAAAACTTCAAatttcaaatgtttcaaatgtaATTATGTCACTCTGTACAAGGATGTTAAACAGTGtaagagctgtgtgtgtaaactcTGTGGACTATGGCCTATTATAGCCATCACCAAAATACTTTATTTAAGCCTTTATTTGAACCTGTTGACAGTGGGTTGCCTGCCATTACCTCTGTTATTATCCGTCACTGACCAGTACCAAGTGCCTTTTAGTGTGAGTTTACTGCAGATGGATCATGGTAATTCTCAGGAGCTAGCTGACTGATTGCGACATATCTTGCACTTTGTATATAggcagtataaaaaaaaaatacgcTAGCACTTGTGAACGCATACGTTAAATGTTTTTGGGTTATGGAGACTTAGCCTTGAGGTCACTAAACCTGCTGAGATTAGATAAGTAGGCTACTAAACCTGCTGGTCATAGATTAGTAGATTaatcaaacttctttctttcaCTGAAGTGTAAATATATGAATCACAAACCTAcctgctgcacattctgtggttttGTCACGGACATAGCAGTGTGTCTTAAGGCAGTGTGCACATATTAAAGCCCCGTCATGGAACTTTGCAAAAGACAAAGACGTGGACAACATGCAAACTCAAATACACAGACACTAACAATGGTGCATACACACAGATgaatacactctctctctcacacacacacacacacacacacacacacacacacacacacacgcacacacacacacacacaactcttaTTCAAGAATTATAAGTTTAAGAATCAACCTTTGCTTTCGCTGTCCTTTTAGTTCTAGTAAGAATTCGAGTCATTCTAATAAGAGCTGGTTTGTTGTCAAAGACAGGTCCTTTAAAGAAACTAGTAACATTTAATTGCACAGGAAACACTGAAATCAGTCAGCTAACTTGTGACTACAACCGTGATGCCAAAATACATGTGATAAAACCCTGCAGCTGGCTGTACGTCATATGGTGACTGCTTAGGTACACGAGAAAGGCAGGCCTCCCTAATGTTTTGTATGTTATCTATATATATGAATGGAAGTTAATACGCCACTTATGTCCGTATGTATATTTCCCAGACAGCATCATGTTCTAGTGCTGAGCATGCTGTCTGTTTCTACACATTTCAAGACGCCCACCTCCCTGTGGTGGAGCCAAGCAACTTAGCGGAAATGCTAACTTTGATAGAGGCCATTCTGACGAGGACCGAGGCGGTCTAATAAAAGGTGGCATATGTTAAAAGCAGAGGTGTGTTTTCTTGTCCCCAAggaaggtctgtgtgtgtgtgtgtgtgtgtgtgtgtgtgtgtgtgtgtatatgtgtgtggtgtgtgtgtgtgtgtgtgtgtgtgtgtgtgtgtgtgtgtatgtgtgtggtgtgtgtgtgtgtgtgtgtgtatatgtgtgtgtgtgtgtgtgtgtgtgtgtgtgtgtgtgtgtgtgtatatgtgtgtggtgtgtgtgtgtgtgtgtatatgtgtgtggtgtgtgtgtgtgtgtgtatatgtgtgtggtgtgtgtgtgtgtgtgtgtatgtgtgtatgtgtgtggtgtgtgtgtgtgtgtgtgtgtgtgtgtatatgtgtgtggtgtgtgtgtgtgtgtgcgcaagtaATGGCTGCTGTTGCCACGTGTCGTTTGGCTGACGTGTCTTGCTGAAGAGACAGCAGGATGGGGGGCATAATGAGCCTTATGCTGGAtggaaggagggggggggggggacacacacgAAGTCTGAGCTTGGACAGTGATGAGTAACAATTTTAATTAGATATTTACTCATCACAATGGAATCATTTGCCCTTATGAAAAACTTTATATATGTGGAATATTTTTAAAATCCTATTGTGCAAAACTGGGTTTGTATTCATGATCTTGTTTGAGTTGAGGAATACATGGTGTTGCTCTGCCGTGTATGATCAGAACAGGCGTGCTCTGTCACTGTACCCACGGAGTTTCAACTTCACACCTCCAGTTCTGTCACTTCAACCACATCAGGGGCAGATTTACTTCTGTGTATAAGATTAAATGCATGTAAACACCATAGCAGTAGTAAAAGGCTTTTAACGGCCCAGCACAATCACGAAATTTGAGCTCCCAGTGTTAGCACTGTGAGACAGGTAACGCTGATCATGACAAAGGAAGCTCGCCGTTCACAAAAGAACGTCTCCCTCTGCACCTCCTGGGTAATCTTCAACTCCTGTGGAAGGTGATATCGCAGGTGTATGCACATTCAGAAACTGCCCCTttgatatatataaaaaaaacttgatGCAGATCATGAGATCAACATACACAaagagcacaaacacacagttggACAGCCCATACACATCATCATCACCTTCTCCCCCAAagaacaaaacacaacacaacacatgcATCTGTTTAAATTCACACTACGTAGCCTGGATACCCAGATCAGTATGATCCCATGAGGTTGGTGTCTACAGGTGTTTGTTCTAACTGGTTCTGCATTTCTTGATTTGACTGAAGTGTTTGTTTTCTGGTAGTCAGGCAAATCAGAAGGTTTATGCAAAGTTGCACGCAATCCCTTTGCTCTACATGCTGCCGCATGAGGTGATTAAATATTACTGAAAGTAATATTTCTACACAAAACTGTCCATATTTTTGCAAAATAGAAATTGATAACTGCCATCAgtttaattattatattaaattataagaCTTCTTAATCTGCGTCTAGTCTGTAAATTATTAATGCATTATTGCCTGAGTGGTTGCTTGCGTATCTGGTGAACAGCACACACCTCTTTGCCATCACAGACAACCTCTGAGTGCACCTTGGTCCTAGCTCCTCCCCTTCCTAACAGACACCTGAACCAGGTAAAATGGTACGGCTAACCCATAATTCTGGAATTCCACAGAATGTCATTCTCAAAGCACTCATCTCAGAGAGTGTCTTGGGGTCCTGTGACCTAGTGCACACCTACAGTATTCTCTTTCCTCCCATCCACGCACAGGGACACAGGGAGCCTCAAGCACAGACAGCTGGTTAAGGTGAGCTAAAGTCTCTGTTCTTCAGCTTGTTCAAACCCTTTGTAAATGGTTGATGTTataatatatatgtttattataaTAGACTCAACACATGAGTGTTGTGTTAAGAGAAGGTTTAAATATCTAGATATCATTATTCATTCATCTTATTTTAAGCATTGATTCATTTAGATCCATGAATTTTTCATTAGTTTAGTAGGAAGTAATGTAAATTCATGATTTAGGTTTCAGTCAGAATATTGTAGTATAATAGAGCTGTACCTGACTAGAATATTTGGATTTATATTACTATCATTCGTTGAACTTGTTTCATCCAGGAAACATTGTCAACTCTAATGTAACAAATCAGCCTTTAGACATACTTAGTCTCTATTGACATTTTGCATTCTAATCAGATAAAATGCCATGTTTAACTGAATGTTTGATGCCAGTTTTTCTTTTCAGAGCAGGTTTAACTTGTTTTTCAAAAATATGTTTCTTAGCTGTGTCCTGACTTTACTATGCTACACATAGCACCACTAtgctatgtatatatatatatatatatatatatatatatatatatatatatatatatatatatatatatatatatatattatatatatatatatatatatatatatatatatatatatatatatatatatatatatatatatatataaaatcaagcCCATTGTAGATAAGACATTAGTGACTAGATGtctttcacacaaacacactggaaAATCTGAATGTTTCTAGAAGCAGCATCATCAGACAAGTGCTTGGTGTGAGAAGTAAAAATATTCTTTTACACCATTATGGATCCATTGTTAATTAGCAACATATATCAAATAGAATAGCGTTGGAAAATACGAAAATAAAAAGAAGAATTTTATATAACAGCATCTGCTAAGGTATTTGAATGTGTTTTTGTGATGATTAATTACTTTTGTCATGCTGAGTGAACTGATTGGCCATTACAAGTAACTAAAATGATTTCTGAAAACGTCAACTCGAATTTGAACCTGAAAACATAAAATTTGCTTGTTCTAACAATGAAAAGAAAGTGTTTCCAAACAACGTTTTGTACACTACACATGCGTCGAGGCTCTGTCAGAGCTTGTGCTTGTTGAGGCTCCGAGACAGGACCTCCATCCATCCTATATGGTGCTCCCCAGTGCGGTGTTGCATGCCGCAAGTGGTTCCTCAAATTGTGTGAAATTTATAATTCACTTGCATTACCTAGCTCTAACCCTTATATAATGTTAGAAAAATaagacatttaaacatttactaCCATACATTTACCTGTGTGTCAGACGACTTATCGTGAGCTACAGCTACCTAGCGAAGAAAGTTTATTAGTGTGGCGCCCccaacctagccactagggtgcacacaccagtgtattttagtgccggtcccaagcccggataaatagggagggttgcgtcaggaagggcatccggtgtaaaaactgcaccaaatcaaatgatgcagatcaaaaatagaaattccataccggatctGTCGAGGaccgggttaacaacgaccgccactggtgctgttgtccaacagggcattagtggaaattggactactgttgggacaaggaggaggaggagaggggggaagagggttctgaagctgaaggagaggaggcagagcaggaaggtggaggttagagttggtacgttgaatgtgggctctatgacaggtaaagggagtgagctagctgatgcgatggagaggaggaagatagatatactgtgtgtacgggAGACCAattggaaggggagcaaggccaggagcattggtggtggcttcaaactcttctatcatggtgtagacaggaagagaaatggagtaggggtaatcctgaaggatgagtttagtaagagtgtagtggaggtaaagagagtaagtgacagggtgatctgtgtaaagttagattgatggggtgatgatgaatgtcatcagtgcttatgctcctcaggtaggttgtgatgtggaggagaaagaataattctggagagagatagaggaagttgttttgcaggttcctaaagaagagagagtggttattggatcagatttaaatggacatgttggtggagggaacagtgatgatgaggtggtgttgggtagatatggtgttaatttaaagaatacggaaggacaaatggtgatagattttgctaaaaggataaagatggctgtagttcacacttactttaagaaaaaggaagagtacagggtaacatataagagtgggggaagatgcacacaggtcgactatatcctctgtaggagacgaaacctgaaagaggtttagtgattgcaaggtgttaccaggggagagtgtagctaaactgCATAGGATGGTAATATGTAGGATGGTGTCAGGAATAACACATGATCTCCCTGCAGATGCAGTTCACCTGTTGCTCATTGCTCCTCCCCTTcgcaactatttaagcttcctcctctctcttccaggttgcgaagtattgttgccatgccacgtacCGAGCGTTCCTTCAGTATGATTGCATTTCCGTGTACCAACCTCTgttctcctcctagacctcgttccCTGCCTAGCCCCATTGTACCTTCTGGCTTATGTCTCACTGGCGTGCTATtctccgcacttggatccttgtctgcctgattaaTACATTAcagatggttttggaggtgaagaagaggaagagagtgagagcggaacctaacatcaggtggtggaagttaaaggatgaggactgtggtgtaaaattcagggatgaggtgaggcaggtactgggtaatggtggtggtgttctggttacctgggatgagacttcaaatgcagttagggatgtggctaggaaggtacatggtgtgacctcaggacagaggaagatagacaaggagtcgtggtggtgaaatgaggaagttcaggaaagtttgagaggaaagcggctggctaaaaagaattgggattttcagagagatgaagaaagtagacagcggtacaaggagatgtgt encodes:
- the glis2a gene encoding zinc finger protein GLIS2, with amino-acid sequence MLSLDEPLDLKISSSDRALRTSICAPLRFARTQILCLTHDSDTGKDILDYPPSSKLDLCVSPSSSSPSPQHSPSSCSPLAPPLAMNSDTIGYLEDGASSPPSFQFFLPINSRGSLRHSMLIGQRQERRESPEPGDEQHACRWLKCHLLFECLQDLVDHVTEFHVKPERRSGYCCHWEGCARKGRGFNARYKMLIHIRTHTNEKPHQCPICSKSFSRLENLKIHTRSHTGEKPYACPYAGCGKRYSNSSDRFKHTRTHYEDRPYCCKMAGCPKRYTDPSSLRKHIKAHGHAVAQEAPPSPGAEPLHPWGHPGGGVRLGEGAGAEPDLSNPPDPGRARLVLPGETLALLRAHALHAFSGPLMALAAPPLDLFMASTLPGVGAVLSHRSGTLGLGKTHFLEPFLLPSLTLGAQQRGKGGDDDDEEEEEDDDEERAASQATLSWVFVPPGMMMLNPAVVS